In Rattus norvegicus strain BN/NHsdMcwi chromosome 1, GRCr8, whole genome shotgun sequence, a genomic segment contains:
- the Mrpl43 gene encoding 39S ribosomal protein L43, mitochondrial, whose amino-acid sequence MTARGTPSRFLTSVLHNGLGRYVQQLQRLSLTLSRDAPSSRGAREFVEREVTDFARRNPGVVIYLNPRPCAVPRIVAEYLNGAVREENVNSKSVEEITSLVQKLADQSGLDVIRIRKPFHTDNPSIQGQWHPFTNKRTTFHGLRPRELQDSAPASI is encoded by the exons ATGACCGCGCGCGGTACTCCAAGCCGCTTTCTGACCAGCGTCCTCCATAATGGGCTAGGTCGCTACGTGCAGCAGCTGCAGCGTCTCAGCCTCACCCTCAGTCGGGATGCGCCCTCGTCCCGCGGCGCCAG GGAGTTCGTGGAACGCGAAGTGACGGACTTCGCCCGACGGAACCCAGGAGTCGTAATATACTTGAACCCTCGCCCGTGCGCTGTGCCGAGAATAGTGGCCGAATACC TTAACGGGGCTGTGCGCGAGGAAAATGTCAACAGCAAGTCGGTGGAGGAGATCACATCGCTGGTGCAGAAGCTGGCAGACCAGTCCGGCTTGGATGTGATCCGCATCCGCAAGCCCTTCCACACGGACAACCCTAGCATCCAGGGCCAGTGGCACCCCTTCACCAACAAACGGACTACCTTCCACGGGCTGCGGCCCAGAGAACTCCAGGATTCTGCTCCAGCTTCAATATGA